In a single window of the Fibrobacter sp. genome:
- the cysW gene encoding sulfate ABC transporter permease subunit CysW → MSAVTQNALHRDTKGSKLVRYSLIGISLLFVFLMLILPLITVITEAFKQGFAVYSQAVADDYTIKAILLTLEASFFAVAINTVFGLCAAWSLTKFKFKGKKILATLIDLPVTVSPIIAGLIFLLTFGRQSPIFPLLQDADIKIVFAVPGIVLATIFVTFPFISRELIPVLESQGTDEEEAAALMGAKGFTIFRRITFPHIKWAFLYGVVLCAARAMGEFGAVSVISGHLRGKTNTLPLHVEILFNEFQYVPAFAVASILVMLAILILVARSVIEHKGRKK, encoded by the coding sequence ATGAGTGCAGTGACGCAGAACGCTCTCCATCGCGATACGAAAGGCTCGAAACTTGTCAGGTATTCGCTGATTGGCATAAGCCTACTTTTCGTCTTCTTGATGCTTATCCTCCCGCTGATTACGGTGATTACCGAAGCGTTCAAGCAGGGTTTTGCGGTGTACAGCCAGGCGGTTGCCGACGATTACACCATCAAGGCGATCCTCCTTACGCTGGAGGCTTCGTTTTTTGCTGTCGCCATCAATACGGTATTCGGGCTGTGTGCCGCCTGGAGCCTTACGAAGTTCAAGTTCAAGGGGAAAAAGATTCTCGCGACGCTCATTGACTTGCCGGTGACGGTTTCGCCGATTATTGCGGGTCTCATTTTCTTGCTCACGTTTGGCCGTCAGAGCCCGATTTTCCCGCTGTTGCAGGATGCCGATATCAAGATTGTCTTTGCGGTGCCGGGAATTGTGCTTGCGACAATTTTCGTGACTTTCCCGTTTATTTCCCGTGAATTGATTCCGGTACTGGAATCGCAGGGAACCGACGAGGAAGAGGCGGCGGCGCTCATGGGTGCGAAGGGTTTTACGATTTTTAGGCGCATCACTTTTCCGCATATCAAGTGGGCTTTCCTTTACGGCGTGGTGCTCTGCGCGGCGCGCGCCATGGGCGAATTCGGAGCGGTGTCGGTGATTTCGGGCCACCTGCGCGGAAAGACGAACACGCTCCCGCTCCATGTGGAAATCCTTTTTAACGAGTTCCAGTACGTGCCCGCATTTGCGGTGGCGTCGATACTGGTGATGCTTGCCATTCTCATTCTGGTTGCTCGAAGCGTCATTGAACATAAGGGAAGAAAGAAATAG
- the cysT gene encoding sulfate ABC transporter permease subunit CysT, producing MKRKSVVIPGFGLTTGVTLAILSVVVLIPLASLVVFSAQMSASEIIDVITRPRVLSSFKVSFLTAFIASLINAVMGVVLAWVLVRYTFPLKRIVDGTIELPFALPTAVAGIALTALTADTGLVGGFFANFGIKIAFTRIGITVALVFIGIPFVVRAVQPVLEKLDPAYEEAAGVLGASRTRIFWKVILPELIPAIFTGFGLAFGRCLGEYGSVVFIAGNMPFETEIAPLIIMSELQEYDYSSATTIALVMLVASFITLFLVNVVQNRNAKILKGGS from the coding sequence ATGAAAAGAAAGAGTGTTGTCATACCGGGCTTCGGCCTTACTACGGGGGTGACCCTGGCGATTTTGAGCGTGGTGGTGCTGATTCCGCTTGCTTCGCTGGTCGTGTTTTCGGCCCAGATGAGCGCGAGTGAGATTATCGATGTCATCACGCGGCCGCGGGTGCTTTCGAGTTTCAAGGTGAGTTTCTTGACGGCTTTTATCGCATCGCTTATCAACGCAGTGATGGGCGTGGTTCTCGCCTGGGTGCTGGTGCGTTACACGTTCCCGCTCAAGCGTATCGTGGACGGAACCATAGAACTCCCGTTTGCGCTCCCTACGGCGGTAGCGGGCATCGCCTTGACAGCCCTTACAGCAGACACGGGCCTTGTGGGCGGCTTTTTTGCGAATTTCGGCATTAAGATTGCATTCACGCGTATCGGCATTACAGTGGCGCTCGTGTTTATCGGCATCCCCTTCGTGGTGCGCGCGGTGCAGCCGGTGCTCGAAAAACTGGACCCCGCCTACGAAGAGGCTGCGGGGGTGCTGGGCGCAAGCCGCACGAGGATTTTCTGGAAGGTCATATTGCCGGAACTGATTCCCGCCATCTTTACGGGTTTCGGGCTCGCTTTCGGGCGCTGCCTCGGCGAATACGGTAGCGTCGTATTTATCGCGGGCAACATGCCCTTCGAAACCGAAATCGCGCCGCTCATCATCATGTCGGAACTCCAGGAATACGACTATTCCAGCGCGACGACGATTGCCCTCGTGATGCTGGTGGCGTCGTTCATCACGCTGTTCCTGGTGAACGTGGTGCAGAACAGGAACGCCAAGATTCTCAAGGGAGGTAGCTAA